The Streptomyces noursei ATCC 11455 sequence GCCGATGCGGGGCGAGGATGTTCCGCGGATGGCCGGGCGCCGTGACCCGCGGGCGCGCCGCCGGCGAGCGGTTCAGCGCTTGAGCGGTTCTGCCGCCCAGCAGTTCTGGTCGTGCGGTTCTGCCGCTCCACCGTTCAACGGTTCTGCGCGCTTCAGTCGTTCAGCGGGCGAACTCCTCGACCATCGCCTTGCAGAAGGCTGGCAGGTCGGCCGGTTTGCGGCTGGTGACGAGGGTGTTGGCGGCCTGGGTGCAGACGACGACCTGTTTGTCGACCCAGGTGCCGCCGGCGTTGCGGATGTCGGTGCGCAGGCTGGGCCAGGAGGTGAGGGTGCGGCCGCGGACCATGTCGGCCTCGATCAGGGTCCAGGGTGCGTGGCAGATGGCCGCGACCGGTTTGCCGGTCTCGAAGAAGGACGCGATGAGGGAGATG is a genomic window containing:
- a CDS encoding type 1 glutamine amidotransferase domain-containing protein, producing the protein MQVAFLVAPAGAEQIELTEPWQAVLAAGGTPTLISTRSGRIQAFHHLDKADTFPVDRTVDAASVADFDALVLPGGVASPDALRLDKGAISLIASFFETGKPVAAICHAPWTLIEADMVRGRTLTSWPSLRTDIRNAGGTWVDKQVVVCTQAANTLVTSRKPADLPAFCKAMVEEFAR